Part of the Gramella sp. Hel_I_59 genome, TGGGAAAGATCAGTGGACCGTTGCTCGATAGAATTGATATTCATATTGAAGTAACTCCGGTTCCATTTGATAAACTTAGCGAAGAACGCAAAGGCGAATCCAGTAAATCTATTCGTGAGAGAGTAAGCAAGGCTAGAGGTATTCAATCTGAAAGATTCCATGATCTTGAAAATGTACATTATAATGCCCAGATTGGTCCAAGGCAGATAAGAGAGCATTGCCAGTTGGACGAAGCATCGAAGACATTATTGAAAACGGCGATGGAAAAACTAAATCTCTCTGCCCGTGCTTACGATCGTATTCTGAAAGTTTCCAGAACGATTGCAGATCTGGCTGGGAGTTCTCAAATACAGGGAGAACATATAAGTGAAGCAATACAATATAGAAGTCTGGACCGGGAAGGATGGCTGGGTTAATATCTTGAGTTTTAATTAACGAAACCTTTGCCTGTTTTTTATATTTTTGGATAAAACCTACTAAATCAATCTGTAAATTTCGAAATTCACCGAAAGAGACGCAATTATAACCAATGAAACAATTTCTTTTAGCCTCCGTATGTTTGCTTATTCTATCCTGTAAAGGAAATTCAGAAGATCCTGACGAAAATCCTGGAGATACTGACACTTTGATAACTGAGAGTATCCTGCCAGATGCACTCAAAACTACAGATAAAGTAACCTTAAATCTTACTGAAGCTAACAATCTTGCGGAATTACCTTTAGGTTGTTTAAATACAGAATACCCTAATAAATTGGGACAAACTCTCGAAAATGCAGAGGCGATGGATGAACCCAAAGCTTTGCATCCAGCCTTTTATGGGTGTTTTGACTGGCATTCTTCTGTTCATGCCCATTGGTCACTGGTGAGTTTGTTGAAGCAGTTTCCAGATCTTGAGAAAAATGAGGAGATTCGTGAAAAGTTAAAAACTTCTCTCTCTTCAGAAAATATTGAAGGAGAGGTTGCATACTTCAATCGTAAGGAAAGCACAGTATATGAACGTACTTATGGCTGGGCATGGTTGCTGAAGTTGTCACAGGAGCTAAAGTCCTGGGAAGATCCTCTTGGACAGGAACTTGCTGCAAATCTTCAACCACTTACAGATCTAATAACTACGCGATTCATTGAATTCCTTCCGAAGTTAAATTACCCGGTAAGAGTAGGAGAACATACCAATACTGCATTCGGGCTTGCTTTTGCATATGATTATGCAGAAGCCACCGAGAACCAGGAGTTAATGGAAGTGGTCAAGAAAAGTGCACAGAATTTCTTCCTGAAAGACGACAACTGCCCGGTAAGCTGGGAACCAGGAGGCTACGACTTTATTTCTCCATGCCTGGCAGAAGTGGATATCATGAGAAGAGTTCTTCCAAAAAGTGCTTTTAACCTTTGGATAGAAGATTTCATGCCGCAATTGAAAAATGAAGATTTTGAAATGGAAGTTGGTGAAGTTTCAGATAGATCTGATGGTAAACTGGTTCATCTGGATGGTCTTAACTTCAGCAGAGCCTGGATTTTCTCTGGTCTTGCCAATCAATACCCTGAAAAATTCGGTCATTTAAGGTCTCTAGCTAATGAACATGTGGCCTATTCCTTTCCAAATGTTTCCGGTGACGGTTATGAAGGTGGTCACTGGCTAGGAACTTTTGCGATTTATGCTTTACAGGAATCTGGAAAGCAACCCGTAAAATGAAAAACTTCTTCAGAAATCTAGGTCCTGGAATCCTTGTTTCTGCTGCATTTATTGGTCCTGGAACCGTTACCGTATGTAGTCTTGCAGGGGTGGAATTTGGTTATAGTCTGCTATGGGCTTTACTGGTTTCAATAATTGCGTGTATCGTATTGCAGGAAATGTCTGCCAGGCTTGGCTTGGTAACAGGCAGAGGATTAAGTGATTCCATACGGCAATCCATAACCTCTCCGGTATTCCGAGTAGTAGCTCTAATTCTGATTTTCTCTGCAATTGTAATTGGGAATGCCGCTTACGAAGCTGGGAATATATCTGGTGCGGTCATGGGTGTGCAGAGTATCATGCCTATTGAGGAAATATCAATTTCGGGAAATGCTATCAATCTTTGGAGCTTTATCATTGGAGGCTCCGCATTTCTACTTCTTTATTTAGGAAGTTACAAGAAGCTGGAAAGGGTATTTATAGGATTGGTGGTTTTAATGAGCCTTGCGTTTATTATCACAGCTTTTCTAACCCAGCCATCCTGGTCGGGTGTTTTTAAAGGCTTTGTGCCGACATCCATAAGTGATGAAATTTTAACGATCATCGCATTGGTGGGAACCACCGTGGTACCTTATAATTTGTTTTTACATGCATCTTTGATTGGTGAGAAATGGACCGGCCTTAATCATCTCAAAACCGTACGGAGAGAACTCGTGTTCTCGATCATTCTGGGTGGCCTGGTTTCCATGGCGATCCTAATATGTGCAGCTTCTTCCGGATTAAGTTCTATTAATGATGTAGCCGGTCTGGCAGTAGGACTGGAGCCATTGTTTGGAAATATGGCCACTACTTTTCTAGCAGTTGGATTACTGGCAGCTGGGATTACCTCATCCATAACAGCTCCTTTGGCGGCAGCATATGTTGTGAAAGGTTGTCTTGGGTGGCAGTCTGGAATGTCCGACTGGCGGTTTAAAGCAGTTTGGATGAGCATAATTATCCTTGGTGTATTGTTTAGTTCCCTGGGAATAAAACCGGTCGAGATCATTCAGTTTGCGCAAGTAGCCAACGGAATTGTGCTTCCTGTCATTGCGATATTTCTCTTATGGATCGTCAATCAAGAATCTATCCTGGGTAAATTCAGAAATTCAGCCTTTCAAAACATAATTGGTATCTTGGTAATTGTCCTGGCCATATTCCTTGGTGCAAAATCAATTTATACAGTAATACAGAATTTATGATTAAAGAAACCATCCATATAAATTGTGATCTTGGAGAAGGGGGAGAGTTTGACGATAAGTTAATGCCACTAATTTCTGCTTGCAATATTGCCTGTGGAGGACATGCTGGAAACCTCGAAACCATGCATAGAACTGTTCGTCTGGCTCTTGAAAATAACGTGGAAATTGGAGCACATCCATCCTATCCAGACCGGGCAAACTTCGGAAGAAATCATATGGATATGACTGCTGAAGAATTGAAACTTTCCATAGAAGGACAGGTGCTAAGTCTGAAGCAAATTGTGGAATCTGAAGGAGGGAAACTAAGTCACGTGAAACTGCATGGTGCTCTCTATAATGACGCTGCTAAGGATAGGAATATTTCCAAGATAGTAGTGAGGAGTCTTGAACATTTTGATGATGATTTGAGGCTGTTTGTGCCTCTCAATTCCCAACTCGGAGAACTCGCTTTAGGCAGATTTGAACTCTATTATGAAGCATTTGCAGATCGAAACTATGAGGATGATTATGGTTTGGTTCCTCGATCAAAATCGTATGCAATCATCGAAGATAGGGAAGTGGTTTTTCAGCACGTGAGAAGTATCTATAAAGAGAACAAAATCTTATTGCCGAACGGCGAATTTTTAGAGGCTCAGGCAGACACATTTTGCGTGCATTCTGATACCCCTTCGGCGGTGGAAATTTTACAATATCTACAACGTAAATTAGCTGCAGAAAATATCTATATTAAATCCTGAAAATGATCAAGTGGAAGAGTGTTTCGAGAATGGGAGATCGCGGAATTCTGATAGAATTCCCTCAGGAAATTTCAGAAAAAATACTTCAAACTATACTAGAGGTAAAAACTGCGCTATCAAAAATAAAGCTTGAGCAAAAGGTTGAAATAACTAATACATACAACTCGTTATTAATAAGTTATCCTTCAGCTATAAGATATATCTATAGTGAGTTAAAAGTCGTTTCCAATACTCTTAGAGCTACGAATATATCAAAAAACATCGACAAGCGAATTTTCAAGATTCCTGTTTGCTATGAAGCAGAATATGCTCCAGATTTGAATGAGGTAGCCGAGCTTAAAAACATAAAAAAGGAAGAGCTGATTTCCCTTCACTCCACTCCAGAATACCTAGTTTATTTTACCGGGTTTTTACCGGGCTTTTTATACCTGGGTGGGTTGAATCAAAAAATTGCAACGCCACGAAAAATCACTCCGCGTAAAATTGTAGAAAAAGGAAGCGTGGGAATCGCAGAAGATCAAACCGGAATTTATCCACAAGAGAGTCCGGGTGGATGGCAAATAATTGGTCGAACACCTCTGGATCTTTTTAATGCGAACAGCAAAATTCCCAGTCCATTTAATGTTGGAGATTTCGTTCGATTTCATCCGGTAAGTAATTTGGAATATATCCAAATTCAAAAAAAGGTGAAGCAAGGAAAATATGAATTCGAAATTATCAAATCCAATGGGTGAAGTTGTTGTTAAGCAGCCAGGATTATTCTCCACGATTCAGGATTTTGGAAGATTTGGATCGAGAAAATATGGTGTTCCTGAGAGCGGAATTATGGATAGATATGCCTTCAAAATTTGCAATCTAATTCTCGGCAATTCTGAAAATGATGCGGTGCTGGAAATAACATTTGTTGGGCCTGTTCTTGAATTTAATGCAGCTACAAATATTTGTGTTGGAGGGGCAAATCTCAGTCCGAAGATTAACGATTTAGAGATCAATTTAAATACGGCCTATCAGGTTAAGGCTGGAGATATTCTTTCCTTCGGAAAAAGAAAATCTGGATTCCGATCCTATCTCGCGATTAAATATGGTTTTCAATCTCCGGAAATTCTGGGAAGTCGAAGTTGGTTCGAAGCTGTTACAGGAAATCATAGACTTCAGAAGAACCAGCTTTTACATTATCAAACTTCAGAAGCTATCAACAATAATCCTCATTCAACTATTCACGTAAATACAGATTACCTCAATTCAGAAATGATCGAAACTTATGGAGGGCCAGAATTTGCAGAGCTAACAGAATCTTTGCAAAAACTTATTTTTCAGAAGAAATTTAAGGTGAGTGGTGATAGCAACCGGATGGCTGTACAATTTGAAGAAGGTTTTAATAATGATCTCAAAGGCATTCACACTTCCCCGGTTATGCCGGGAAGCGTTCAACTTACCCCATCAGGAAAACTGATTGTGCTTATGAGGGACTGTCAAACTACGGGAGGTTATCCAAGGGTTTTACAACTATCAGAATATGGAATCCAGGTACTCTCTCAAAAAATGCCTGGTGAAATTGTGCAATTCCACAGGAAGTAGAATAGTTTGCAAATAGCAAAAAGTGCCAACTAAGTTTATTAATGCTATAGAAAAGACCCTACTCAGAACTACAACTAAACTATGATTGACACTTTTTTTGTCCCCAAAACATTCTAGATAAACTAAAATGACTCTACAAATATAGATACAGTAGAGGCTGTAGAGTAGGGGAATTTTCCCCTTTCTTGCAGATAAGCTCCATTTCATTATTAGAAATTATATTTTAGAGGCAGATAATCAAACCCTTATAATCGTGAATCCACCAAATAAGTGCATTACTGTTCAGAAAGCTAAAGAGCTCCAAAAAGAATGGCGTGAAACCAGGTCTATAGTTACTACAAATGGAAAAGAACATAAAGATACCTGTGAGTTCCATTTTGATCTGGAAGAACTTCAGGAATATATCAATTACGTTCGTGAACAATCTCAGCAGAATAAAGCTGAAAGGCCAGGTATCAATGTCTGGCTCGGTGCTTATCAGGATGAGGGCGATAAACCTAGTCTTAATACCGTGTTTTTCTCTGCAACGCGTAAAATGAAAGCTGAAGAGGAAGATGGTTCTGGAAGAGACTACCTCGAAAATGGCGAAATTGAACCAATGAATACTGTGGGAGGTATGTGGCCTCCGTTACCATATAAAGGCTAGGATTTTCTGTGTTAAAATTTATTATTGAAAACAAGCTGTACATAGGATATCTTATGGAATTCATTGCGGCTTGTGCTGGAACAATACACCTTATTAAAGCCCGGAATTTAAGAACTGGTGTAAAACTTTTTGTTGGATTTCTTTGGTTCAATTTTTTCTACGACCTGCTTGGCATGTACCCAATCTGGGCGTATTATGATAATTACCAGTTGGCACCATTTTTAAAAGACACTGCTTTCGCACGTAATTTCTGGTATTATAATAATTTCTATGTCATAAAGTATTTTGTGCTGGGGCAGTTATTTATTTTGCAGTTAACCCATCCTGAAAGTCAAAGTGCGAAGAAAATTTTTGGTAAGCTAAAATGGGCTTTTGTCATCTACAGTGTTATATGCTTTGCCAGTTTTGGTAACTATTTGTATCAATATGACTATACGGTCATCATATTTGGAACATTCTTTCTCGTAGGCTGCATCATGGCGTACCTCATTCAAATGCTTCGAACAGATGAAATTCTTCAATTTAAGTCAGATGTAATTTTTTATATCTCGGTAGCGCTTATCCTTTACGAATTATGCATTGCGCCAATTAATATTTATGGAGGATATTTCAATGAAGGTAATATGGAATTCGTCCAGTTTTATGCGCGTATTCTCAGGTACGGGAATATTTATTTATACGGAATCTTCATCATAGGTTTTCTAATAACTTTGAGGAATGGAAGAAAAACTGATACCTTAGCTTAGAAAAATGTATAAAGCTAACAGCTAAATTAGGTTTACCAGTATTTAAAATCCAATAGAAATGCTTCGGAAAGAAGAGATCATTCTAATTCTCTATTTTATATTGGTGATTGTACTTCTCACCGTATTCACCGTCTTTTTTGTTATCACTTATCAGAAGCGAAAGAATAAGATTCTGCAAGAGAAATTTGAAGCAGAACAACAATTTTTAATAGAACTAAATAATACAAAAATCGAGATACAGGAAGCTACATTGAAGAATGTAAGCTGGGAACTCCATGACAATATTGGTCAGTTACTATCAGTCGCCAGTATCCAGTTGAACATACTTTTAAAGAGATCCAAAGACGATGCTAGTCCAGCGGTTACAGAGATCAAAGAAATGGTGGCAAATTCGTTAAACGAAGTTCGTTCACTTTCCAGGACTCTCAATAATGAAGTTATCCATAATACCGGGTTGCATAAGTCTGTTCGCGACGAGCTGGAGCGCTATAATCGTATGGACATCCTCCAGGCAGAATTGGAAATTACAGGGGAATCCAGGGAAATTAAACCTGAAAGTGAGATCATTATATTCCGGATCATGCAGGAGTTTTTTAATAATGTCATCAAATATGCTGAAGCCTCTTCACTTCAGGTTCAGTTAAACTATCTGGAAGATTCACTGCAGATTCATGCAAAGGATAACGGGAAAGGTTTCGATGATACTGAAGTAGAAAAAGGTTCCGGAATAATCAACATGTATAGCAGGGCCAAGCTAATCAATGCTCAAATTGATATCCAAAGTAAAGTTGGAGAAGGAACTTCTCTGAAATTAAACTATCCTATTCAAATAACCAGCAATGTCTAAAAATATAAGCATAGTCGATGATCATAAGCTGTTCGCAAGTTCACTTCGGGTTCTGGTGAATTCCTTCGACGGTTTCCAGGTGCTTGATTTTTTTAAGAATGGGCAGGAGCTTGTAGACCATGTTGAGAATGGTCTGGAACTTCCAGATGTTTTACTGCTGGATATGAGAATGCCTGTAATGGACGGTCTGCAGACAATGACATGGTTAAAACAACATCAGCCAGATCTTAAAGTTCTTGCTCTGACTGTAGATCAGGAAGATGAAACGATCATTAAAATGTTGAAACTCGGTGCTCGCGGATATCTTCTGAAGGATATAGATCCAGATGAATTTGAACTTGCTTTAAACAGGATCGTTGATACTGGTTATTATACAAATCAGTTGATTTCTGAAGCTTATAGAAATGAAGGAAAGGCTGATAAATATGAGGTTCTTACCGGCAGGGAGCAGGAGTTTTTAAGTTACGCCTGTAGTGAACTTACTTATAAAGCGATCGCTTCAGAAATGAATCTTAGTCCTAAAACTGTAGAAAACTATCGGGAGAGTCTCTTTAGTAAGTTACGGGTTAAGAGTAGAGTAGGCCTTGTTATGGTGGCTATCAAAGAAGGGTATTTCAAGATCTAAAAATTTAAGAATACTTTATATCAAAAGCAGCTTTGCGTCATTACTTAATTCGCGAACTGCAGTATCTTCGTACTTTCAAATTAAATATTCGTGATAGATTCAGCAAAAATAGAACTTCGGAACTTACAGGTTAAAGATTACGAGGAATTGAAGATTTCCATGGTCAAAAGTTACCAGGCTATGCCAGATGAATACTGGAGCAAGGCTGAGATCAAAACATTGATCAGTAAGTTTCCTGAAGGCCAGTTGTGCATCATAATAGACAATCGAATTGCGGGATGTGCGCTTTCTATTACCGTAGATTACGACAAATTTGATGATAATCACACCTACGAGGAGATCATTGGGGGAGAAAACTTTTCCACGCATACCAAAAACGGGAATGTACTCTACGGAATCGATGTATTTATTCACCCGGAATTCCGCGGAATGCGATTGGGTCGAAGACTGTATGAAGCTCGAAAGGAATTATGTGAGCATTTAAATCTGAAAGCGATCGTTTTTGGAGGTAGAATTCCGAATTATGCAAAGTATGCAGATGAGTTAACTCCGAAGCGTTATATCGAGAAAGTAAAGCTGCAGGAAATTCATGATCCTGTATTATCATTTCAGTTAAGTAATGACTTTCACGTAAAGAAAGTGATCAAGGGATATCTTTCCGGAGATCATGAATCCAAGGAATTTGCTACTTTGATGGAATGGAATAACATCTATTATTCTAAACCTCAAAAGCTGGTAAATACTACCAAAACAGTGGTTCGACTTGGGCTTGTGCAATGGCAGATGCGCTTGTTTAAAGATTATGAAGCGCTGGTTTCCCAGATAGAATTCTTTGTGGATGCAGTGAGTAATTATCAGAGTGATTTTATACTTTTTCCAGAGCTTTTCAATGCGCCATTAATGGCTCAGTTCAATCATCTTTCTGAGCCGGAAGCCATTCGTGCATTATCAGACTATACCGAGAAATTGCTGGAAACCTTCCGGGAATTCGCGATCAACTACAACATTAATATCATTACCGGAAGTATGCCAATGCCAGAAGGTGAGCATATGTACAACGTAGGATATCTTTGCAGAAGGGATGGAAGCTACGAACGCTATGAAAAACTGCATATTACTCCTGCAGAAGAAACTGCCTGGGGAATGAAGGGCGGTAACAGACTGGAAACTTTTGATACCGATTGTGGTAAAATTGGTGTACTAATTTGCTATGATGTGGAATTCCCTGAAGTTTCGCGATTACTGGCAGAGGAAGGAATGAATATCTTATTTGTACCGTTCATGACCGATACCCAGAATGGTTACTCTCGCGTAAAGATCTGTGCTCAGGCACGTGCGGTAGAAAATGAATGTTATGTAGCCATCGCTGGTTCTGTTGGAAATTTGCCGAAGGTTGATAATATGGATATTCAATACGCTCAAAGTGCTGTATTAACGCCTTCAGATTTTGCTTTTCCTGTAAACGGAATCAAAGCGGAAGCTACTCCAAATACTGAAAGTACTTTACTGGTAGATGTCGATCTGGATCTTCTAAAAGAGTTACATAACTTCGGAAGTGTTCGAAATATGAAAGACAGGAGAAAGGATCTATATTCATTGCGAAGAAAAAAATAGAATATTCAGCTGAAAATGAGGAGGTTTTAGAACTTTTTACTAGTTTTAAACCATGATTAGCATTGTTGAAAAATTCGTTGTGGCGGTGTTGGAAATTTTGTTCTAAAAAATTTCAACATTCCATTTTATCATAAGCTCACGAAGCCACCATTTCTGGTGGCTTTTTTTAATCCGGTAAT contains:
- a CDS encoding response regulator transcription factor — its product is MSKNISIVDDHKLFASSLRVLVNSFDGFQVLDFFKNGQELVDHVENGLELPDVLLLDMRMPVMDGLQTMTWLKQHQPDLKVLALTVDQEDETIIKMLKLGARGYLLKDIDPDEFELALNRIVDTGYYTNQLISEAYRNEGKADKYEVLTGREQEFLSYACSELTYKAIASEMNLSPKTVENYRESLFSKLRVKSRVGLVMVAIKEGYFKI
- a CDS encoding histidine kinase, producing MLRKEEIILILYFILVIVLLTVFTVFFVITYQKRKNKILQEKFEAEQQFLIELNNTKIEIQEATLKNVSWELHDNIGQLLSVASIQLNILLKRSKDDASPAVTEIKEMVANSLNEVRSLSRTLNNEVIHNTGLHKSVRDELERYNRMDILQAELEITGESREIKPESEIIIFRIMQEFFNNVIKYAEASSLQVQLNYLEDSLQIHAKDNGKGFDDTEVEKGSGIINMYSRAKLINAQIDIQSKVGEGTSLKLNYPIQITSNV
- the pxpB gene encoding 5-oxoprolinase subunit PxpB; this encodes MIKWKSVSRMGDRGILIEFPQEISEKILQTILEVKTALSKIKLEQKVEITNTYNSLLISYPSAIRYIYSELKVVSNTLRATNISKNIDKRIFKIPVCYEAEYAPDLNEVAELKNIKKEELISLHSTPEYLVYFTGFLPGFLYLGGLNQKIATPRKITPRKIVEKGSVGIAEDQTGIYPQESPGGWQIIGRTPLDLFNANSKIPSPFNVGDFVRFHPVSNLEYIQIQKKVKQGKYEFEIIKSNG
- a CDS encoding biotin-dependent carboxyltransferase family protein, yielding MNSKLSNPMGEVVVKQPGLFSTIQDFGRFGSRKYGVPESGIMDRYAFKICNLILGNSENDAVLEITFVGPVLEFNAATNICVGGANLSPKINDLEINLNTAYQVKAGDILSFGKRKSGFRSYLAIKYGFQSPEILGSRSWFEAVTGNHRLQKNQLLHYQTSEAINNNPHSTIHVNTDYLNSEMIETYGGPEFAELTESLQKLIFQKKFKVSGDSNRMAVQFEEGFNNDLKGIHTSPVMPGSVQLTPSGKLIVLMRDCQTTGGYPRVLQLSEYGIQVLSQKMPGEIVQFHRK
- a CDS encoding bifunctional GNAT family N-acetyltransferase/carbon-nitrogen hydrolase family protein, giving the protein MIDSAKIELRNLQVKDYEELKISMVKSYQAMPDEYWSKAEIKTLISKFPEGQLCIIIDNRIAGCALSITVDYDKFDDNHTYEEIIGGENFSTHTKNGNVLYGIDVFIHPEFRGMRLGRRLYEARKELCEHLNLKAIVFGGRIPNYAKYADELTPKRYIEKVKLQEIHDPVLSFQLSNDFHVKKVIKGYLSGDHESKEFATLMEWNNIYYSKPQKLVNTTKTVVRLGLVQWQMRLFKDYEALVSQIEFFVDAVSNYQSDFILFPELFNAPLMAQFNHLSEPEAIRALSDYTEKLLETFREFAINYNINIITGSMPMPEGEHMYNVGYLCRRDGSYERYEKLHITPAEETAWGMKGGNRLETFDTDCGKIGVLICYDVEFPEVSRLLAEEGMNILFVPFMTDTQNGYSRVKICAQARAVENECYVAIAGSVGNLPKVDNMDIQYAQSAVLTPSDFAFPVNGIKAEATPNTESTLLVDVDLDLLKELHNFGSVRNMKDRRKDLYSLRRKK
- a CDS encoding Nramp family divalent metal transporter, whose amino-acid sequence is MKNFFRNLGPGILVSAAFIGPGTVTVCSLAGVEFGYSLLWALLVSIIACIVLQEMSARLGLVTGRGLSDSIRQSITSPVFRVVALILIFSAIVIGNAAYEAGNISGAVMGVQSIMPIEEISISGNAINLWSFIIGGSAFLLLYLGSYKKLERVFIGLVVLMSLAFIITAFLTQPSWSGVFKGFVPTSISDEILTIIALVGTTVVPYNLFLHASLIGEKWTGLNHLKTVRRELVFSIILGGLVSMAILICAASSGLSSINDVAGLAVGLEPLFGNMATTFLAVGLLAAGITSSITAPLAAAYVVKGCLGWQSGMSDWRFKAVWMSIIILGVLFSSLGIKPVEIIQFAQVANGIVLPVIAIFLLWIVNQESILGKFRNSAFQNIIGILVIVLAIFLGAKSIYTVIQNL
- the pxpA gene encoding 5-oxoprolinase subunit PxpA — protein: MIKETIHINCDLGEGGEFDDKLMPLISACNIACGGHAGNLETMHRTVRLALENNVEIGAHPSYPDRANFGRNHMDMTAEELKLSIEGQVLSLKQIVESEGGKLSHVKLHGALYNDAAKDRNISKIVVRSLEHFDDDLRLFVPLNSQLGELALGRFELYYEAFADRNYEDDYGLVPRSKSYAIIEDREVVFQHVRSIYKENKILLPNGEFLEAQADTFCVHSDTPSAVEILQYLQRKLAAENIYIKS
- a CDS encoding DUF2891 domain-containing protein is translated as MKQFLLASVCLLILSCKGNSEDPDENPGDTDTLITESILPDALKTTDKVTLNLTEANNLAELPLGCLNTEYPNKLGQTLENAEAMDEPKALHPAFYGCFDWHSSVHAHWSLVSLLKQFPDLEKNEEIREKLKTSLSSENIEGEVAYFNRKESTVYERTYGWAWLLKLSQELKSWEDPLGQELAANLQPLTDLITTRFIEFLPKLNYPVRVGEHTNTAFGLAFAYDYAEATENQELMEVVKKSAQNFFLKDDNCPVSWEPGGYDFISPCLAEVDIMRRVLPKSAFNLWIEDFMPQLKNEDFEMEVGEVSDRSDGKLVHLDGLNFSRAWIFSGLANQYPEKFGHLRSLANEHVAYSFPNVSGDGYEGGHWLGTFAIYALQESGKQPVK